From one Streptomyces sp. NBC_01478 genomic stretch:
- a CDS encoding ABC transporter substrate-binding protein produces the protein MTTQRTPGRRKKAFAAAAAVAALLTTAACGGGSDDNSGSKTGAAGFDAANNKVAQASLVKKGGTLRFGGAQDADSWDTTRGYYGFMWDFARYYSRQLVTGKTEPGKAGAELTPDLATGLAKVTDGGKTYTYTLRDGVTWEDGKPITSKDVKYGIERVWAQDVLSGGPTYLKDFLDPNGEYKGPYKDTTKDKLGLKAITTPDDKTVVFHLPKANSDFQEVLGLVSASPVRQDMDTKSKYGLKPFSSGPYKFESYSPGKSLTLVRNTNWKQSSDPIRKAYPDKITVQFFSDANQLDQRLLNGDLDLDINQTGMSPQGRTTALKEHKANLDNPVSGYIRYAAFPQSVAPFNNIECRKAVILGADHVSLQTARGGPIAGGDIGTNMLPPSVPGSEGQKYDPYKISGANKNGNIAEAKAALKACGKPNGFSTTIAVRNNKPVEVATAQSLQASLKKIGINAQIDQFDGSQTTGIIGSPSNVKKKGYGIIIMGWGPDFPTVQGFGLPLWDSKYIAPSGNNNFSLINDKTIDGLFNTYVTTLDEAGKTQISTEINHKVMEGAYYLPFTFEKFINWRGDNLANVYTTDNYSGTYDFVNLGLKNPKK, from the coding sequence GTGACAACCCAACGCACTCCAGGGCGGCGCAAGAAGGCATTCGCCGCCGCTGCTGCGGTCGCCGCACTGCTGACCACGGCGGCGTGCGGCGGTGGCAGCGACGACAACAGCGGTTCGAAGACCGGCGCCGCCGGCTTCGACGCCGCGAACAACAAGGTCGCCCAGGCCTCGCTGGTCAAGAAGGGCGGCACGCTGCGCTTCGGCGGTGCCCAGGATGCCGACTCGTGGGACACCACGCGTGGTTACTACGGCTTCATGTGGGACTTCGCGCGCTACTACAGCCGCCAGTTGGTCACGGGCAAGACGGAGCCGGGCAAGGCCGGCGCCGAGCTCACCCCGGACCTCGCCACCGGTCTCGCCAAGGTCACCGACGGCGGCAAGACCTACACGTACACCCTGCGTGACGGCGTCACGTGGGAGGACGGCAAGCCGATAACGTCCAAGGACGTGAAGTACGGCATCGAGCGCGTGTGGGCGCAGGACGTGCTGTCCGGCGGTCCGACGTACCTCAAGGACTTCCTCGACCCCAACGGCGAGTACAAGGGTCCCTACAAGGACACGACCAAGGACAAGCTCGGTCTGAAGGCGATCACCACGCCGGACGACAAGACGGTCGTCTTCCACCTCCCGAAGGCCAACTCGGACTTCCAGGAGGTGCTGGGTCTGGTCTCGGCCTCCCCGGTCCGCCAGGACATGGACACCAAGTCCAAGTACGGCCTGAAGCCGTTCTCCTCCGGCCCGTACAAGTTCGAGTCGTACAGCCCCGGCAAGAGCCTGACGCTGGTGCGCAACACGAACTGGAAGCAGTCCTCGGACCCGATCCGCAAGGCGTACCCGGACAAGATCACCGTCCAGTTCTTCTCGGACGCCAACCAGCTCGACCAGCGCCTGCTCAACGGCGACCTGGACCTGGACATCAACCAGACCGGCATGTCCCCGCAGGGCCGCACCACCGCCCTGAAGGAGCACAAGGCCAACCTGGACAACCCGGTCTCGGGTTACATCCGTTACGCGGCCTTCCCGCAGAGCGTGGCGCCGTTCAACAACATCGAGTGCCGCAAGGCCGTCATCCTCGGTGCGGACCACGTCTCGCTGCAGACCGCGCGCGGTGGCCCGATCGCCGGTGGTGACATCGGCACCAACATGCTCCCGCCGTCCGTCCCGGGCTCCGAGGGCCAGAAGTACGACCCGTACAAGATCTCGGGCGCGAACAAGAACGGCAACATCGCCGAGGCCAAGGCGGCCCTGAAGGCGTGCGGCAAGCCGAACGGCTTCTCCACCACCATCGCGGTGCGCAACAACAAGCCGGTCGAGGTCGCCACGGCCCAGTCGCTCCAGGCGTCGCTGAAGAAGATCGGCATCAACGCGCAGATCGACCAGTTCGACGGTTCGCAGACCACCGGCATCATCGGCAGCCCTTCGAACGTGAAGAAGAAGGGCTACGGCATCATCATCATGGGCTGGGGTCCGGACTTCCCGACCGTCCAGGGCTTCGGTCTGCCGCTGTGGGACAGCAAGTACATCGCCCCGAGCGGTAACAACAACTTCTCCCTGATCAACGACAAGACCATCGACGGCCTGTTCAACACGTACGTCACCACGCTGGACGAAGCCGGCAAGACCCAGATCTCGACCGAGATCAACCACAAGGTCATGGAGGGCGCGTACTACCTGCCCTTCACCTTCGAGAAGTTCATCAACTGGCGTGGCGACAACCTCGCGAACGTCTACACGACGGACAACTACAGCGGTACGTACGACTTCGTCAATCTCGGCCTGAAGAACCCGAAGAAGTAA
- a CDS encoding enhanced serine sensitivity protein SseB, whose product MDFPADFPGQAYPHPHPHGGWPGNELEEVLSMSLGMPSAGGRIVEVLGRSFVWVPLPSGGGPQSGPLDLPTLDIEGQAYVPVFSSEEQFRQVVGSHLSFTIAPAVEFARGLPPQVGIAVNPGGTVGVPLPPLAVAELCRIGRSALDGPTSGGRVRLFEPDWQDDPVDFLAAASAEFAATGVVASARRCLAAIETADPVMFVGVELTNWDGDLRAAPMDALSRALTTTQVTWPVNLVLLDVTQDPVADWMRQTVRPFYTQGH is encoded by the coding sequence ATGGACTTCCCGGCGGACTTCCCCGGACAGGCGTACCCCCACCCGCATCCGCACGGCGGATGGCCGGGCAACGAGCTGGAGGAGGTGCTCTCGATGTCCCTCGGCATGCCCTCGGCCGGCGGCCGGATCGTCGAGGTGCTCGGCCGCAGCTTCGTCTGGGTCCCGCTCCCCAGCGGCGGCGGCCCGCAGAGCGGCCCCCTCGACCTGCCGACGCTGGACATCGAGGGGCAGGCGTACGTCCCGGTCTTCAGCTCCGAGGAGCAGTTCCGGCAGGTCGTCGGCTCGCATCTGTCGTTCACGATCGCGCCCGCGGTGGAGTTCGCCCGCGGGCTGCCCCCGCAGGTCGGCATCGCGGTGAACCCGGGCGGCACGGTCGGCGTCCCCCTCCCGCCGCTCGCCGTGGCCGAGCTGTGCCGCATCGGCCGCAGCGCCCTCGACGGCCCCACCAGCGGCGGCCGCGTCCGCCTCTTCGAACCCGACTGGCAGGACGACCCGGTCGACTTCCTCGCCGCGGCCTCGGCGGAGTTCGCCGCCACGGGCGTGGTCGCCTCGGCCCGCCGCTGCCTCGCCGCCATCGAGACGGCCGACCCCGTGATGTTCGTGGGCGTCGAACTCACCAACTGGGACGGCGACTTGAGAGCGGCCCCCATGGACGCCCTCTCCCGAGCCCTGACCACAACCCAGGTCACATGGCCGGTCAACCTCGTCCTCCTGGACGTAACCCAGGACCCGGTGGCGGACTGGATGCGCCAGACAGTGCGTCCTTTCTATACACAGGGTCACTAG
- a CDS encoding ABC transporter ATP-binding protein produces MTELSKSGAAVGEPTSASPAPTAFLEVRDLKVHFPTDDGLVKSVDGLSFALEKGKTLGIVGESGSGKSVTSLGIMGLHTAGQYGKRKAQISGEIWLDGTELLSADPDHVRKLRGRQMAMIFQDPLSALHPYFTIGQQIVEAYRIHHDVDKKTAKRRAVEMLDRVGIPQPDKRVDSYPHEFSGGMRQRAMIAMSLVNNPELLIADEPTTALDVTVQAQILDLIRDLQKEFGSAVIVITHDLGVVAELADDILVMYGGRCVERGPAEDVFYQPRHPYTWGLLGSMPRLDREQQERLIPVKGSPPSLINIPSGCAFNPRCPYADLPKDNLTRTVRPELAEVGSRHWAACHLDAEQRERIWTEEIAPKL; encoded by the coding sequence ATGACGGAACTCAGCAAGAGCGGGGCAGCGGTGGGCGAACCCACGTCCGCCTCTCCGGCCCCGACCGCCTTCCTCGAAGTGCGCGACCTCAAGGTGCACTTCCCCACCGACGACGGCCTGGTCAAGTCCGTCGACGGGCTCAGCTTCGCGCTGGAGAAGGGCAAGACCCTCGGCATCGTGGGCGAGTCCGGCTCCGGCAAGTCGGTGACCTCGCTCGGCATCATGGGCCTGCACACCGCCGGCCAGTACGGCAAGCGCAAGGCGCAGATCTCCGGCGAGATCTGGCTGGACGGCACCGAGCTGCTGTCCGCCGACCCCGACCACGTGCGCAAGCTGCGCGGCCGGCAGATGGCGATGATCTTCCAGGACCCGCTCTCCGCGCTGCACCCGTACTTCACGATCGGCCAGCAGATCGTGGAGGCGTACCGGATCCACCACGACGTCGACAAGAAGACCGCCAAGCGCCGCGCGGTCGAGATGCTCGACCGGGTGGGCATCCCGCAGCCCGACAAGCGCGTGGACAGCTACCCGCACGAGTTCTCCGGCGGTATGCGCCAGCGCGCGATGATCGCCATGTCGCTGGTCAACAACCCCGAGCTGCTGATCGCGGACGAGCCGACGACCGCCCTGGACGTGACCGTCCAGGCGCAGATCCTCGACCTCATCCGCGACCTCCAGAAGGAGTTCGGCTCCGCGGTCATCGTCATCACCCACGACCTGGGCGTCGTCGCCGAACTGGCCGACGACATCCTGGTGATGTACGGCGGCCGGTGCGTCGAGCGCGGTCCGGCCGAGGACGTGTTCTACCAGCCCCGACACCCCTACACCTGGGGCCTGTTGGGCTCGATGCCCCGGCTCGACCGTGAGCAGCAGGAGCGGCTGATCCCGGTCAAGGGCTCCCCGCCCTCGCTGATCAACATCCCGTCCGGTTGTGCCTTCAACCCCCGATGCCCCTACGCCGACCTCCCGAAGGACAACCTCACCCGCACGGTCCGGCCCGAACTGGCCGAGGTCGGCAGCCGGCACTGGGCCGCCTGCCACCTGGACGCGGAGCAGCGGGAGCGTATCTGGACCGAAGAGATTGCGCCGAAGCTGTGA
- a CDS encoding ABC transporter permease has protein sequence MTAPLHEPTADTAPSAAEEAAAASAEAKAVQGRSLGRIAWERLKRDKLALTGGIVVLVLILLALLAPVITHLLGQDPDAYNESLIDPLFGTPKGSLGGISADHLLGVEPVNGRDIFARILYGARVSLLVGFLSAVVAVVLGTVLGILAGFFGGWVDSLVSRVMDGLLAFPQLLFTIALVSVMPNDMLGLSGSNVRVFVMILVIGFFGWPYIGRVVRGQTLSMREREYVEAARSLGAGRFYILFKELLPNLVAPIIVYTTMMIPTNILTEAALSFLGVGVKPPTASWGQMLSSAIDYYESDPMYMVVPGVAIFITVLAFNLFGDGVRDALDPKASR, from the coding sequence ATGACGGCACCATTGCACGAGCCGACTGCGGATACGGCCCCGAGCGCGGCCGAGGAAGCGGCGGCAGCGAGCGCCGAGGCGAAGGCGGTCCAGGGGCGTTCCCTGGGCCGGATCGCCTGGGAACGGCTCAAGCGGGACAAGCTCGCCCTGACGGGCGGCATCGTCGTGCTCGTCCTCATCCTGCTCGCCCTGCTCGCGCCGGTCATCACCCACCTGCTCGGGCAGGACCCCGACGCGTACAACGAGAGCCTGATCGACCCGCTGTTCGGCACCCCCAAGGGGTCGCTGGGCGGCATCAGCGCCGATCACCTGCTGGGTGTCGAGCCGGTCAACGGCCGCGACATCTTCGCCCGCATCCTCTACGGCGCCCGCGTCTCGCTCCTGGTGGGCTTCCTGTCCGCCGTGGTCGCCGTGGTCCTCGGCACCGTCCTGGGCATCCTGGCGGGCTTCTTCGGCGGCTGGGTCGACTCGCTCGTCAGCCGCGTGATGGACGGCCTGCTGGCCTTCCCGCAACTGCTGTTCACGATCGCCCTGGTCTCCGTCATGCCGAACGACATGCTGGGCCTGTCCGGGTCCAACGTGCGCGTGTTCGTGATGATCCTGGTCATCGGATTCTTCGGCTGGCCCTACATCGGACGCGTGGTGCGCGGCCAGACACTCTCGATGCGTGAGCGCGAGTACGTCGAGGCCGCCCGCTCGCTGGGTGCCGGGCGGTTCTACATCCTGTTCAAGGAACTGCTGCCCAACCTGGTCGCGCCGATCATCGTGTACACGACCATGATGATCCCCACGAACATTCTCACCGAGGCCGCGCTCAGCTTCCTCGGCGTGGGCGTCAAGCCGCCCACCGCGTCCTGGGGACAGATGCTGTCGAGCGCCATCGACTACTACGAATCAGACCCCATGTACATGGTGGTCCCGGGTGTGGCGATCTTCATCACCGTCCTGGCCTTCAACCTCTTCGGCGACGGCGTGCGCGACGCGCTCGACCCGAAGGCGTCCCGCTGA
- a CDS encoding ABC transporter permease, with protein sequence MLAYLIRRLFAAAVMLVVIVMVVFGIFFLVPKWAGVDIATSFVGKQADPAAVEAVRQKLGLSDPIYAQVWHFFKGIFVGRTYSGGGDVTHCAAPCFGYSFRSEQAVWPVLTDRFPVTLGLALGAAVLWLVFGVAAGVLSALKRGSIWDRGAMVVALAGVSLPIYFTGLLSLAIFAFGLHWIDAQYVPLDQSVSGWLGGMILPWITLAFLYAAMYARITRATMLEILGEDYIRTARAKGLTEPVVIGKHAMRSTLTPILTMLGMDLGALIGGAILTESTFNLPGLGRAVLDAIRNQDLPIILGVTLITSLAVLLANLVVDILYAVIDPRVRLS encoded by the coding sequence GTGCTCGCTTACCTCATCAGGCGGCTGTTCGCCGCCGCAGTGATGCTCGTGGTCATCGTCATGGTGGTCTTCGGCATCTTCTTCCTCGTCCCCAAGTGGGCGGGCGTGGACATCGCCACGAGCTTCGTGGGCAAGCAGGCCGACCCGGCAGCCGTCGAGGCAGTACGGCAGAAGCTGGGCCTGAGCGACCCGATCTACGCCCAGGTCTGGCACTTCTTCAAGGGCATCTTCGTCGGACGCACCTACTCCGGCGGCGGCGATGTCACTCACTGCGCCGCACCCTGCTTCGGCTACTCCTTCCGCAGCGAGCAGGCCGTCTGGCCGGTGCTCACCGACCGCTTCCCGGTGACCCTGGGACTCGCGCTCGGTGCCGCCGTGCTGTGGCTGGTCTTCGGTGTCGCGGCCGGTGTGCTCTCCGCCCTCAAGCGGGGCAGCATCTGGGACCGCGGTGCGATGGTCGTCGCGCTCGCGGGTGTCTCCCTCCCCATCTACTTCACCGGTCTGCTCAGCCTGGCGATCTTCGCCTTCGGGCTCCATTGGATCGACGCGCAGTACGTGCCGCTCGACCAGAGCGTCAGCGGCTGGCTCGGCGGCATGATCCTCCCCTGGATCACCCTCGCCTTCCTGTACGCGGCGATGTACGCCCGGATCACCCGCGCCACCATGCTGGAGATCCTCGGCGAGGACTACATCCGCACCGCCCGCGCGAAGGGCCTGACCGAACCGGTCGTCATCGGCAAGCACGCCATGCGCTCCACGCTCACCCCGATCCTGACCATGCTCGGCATGGACCTCGGCGCCCTCATCGGCGGCGCCATCCTGACGGAGTCGACGTTCAACCTGCCCGGCCTCGGCCGCGCGGTGCTGGACGCCATCCGCAACCAGGACCTGCCCATCATCCTGGGCGTCACCCTGATCACTTCTCTCGCGGTGCTTCTCGCCAACCTCGTGGTGGACATCCTGTACGCCGTGATCGACCCCCGAGTGAGGCTCTCATGA
- a CDS encoding enhanced serine sensitivity protein SseB C-terminal domain-containing protein, with the protein MSASGTATGQVEHMLRQVTPGRYDAYEALLRALATPHSGQIWMLLWHGQSGSPDAQYGNMQVDKYGYAPCVTSAQELSASGWNRSYEVVDGLDVARTLYPDHFGLWLNPHAPGGGVGIPWLDLRRIATGLERQPAGPLRLSEPGIEVPQFYALLTQNAHRTPAVRSLRRAWVQPALGAPYLAIGLDVYDTSPPAVDSVRGMMQQSIGAVPDGLPVSTVAMSDEYDPVALWLRANARPFYDREAHAAPAQAGGYGYPPVRGGY; encoded by the coding sequence GTGAGCGCCAGCGGCACCGCGACCGGCCAGGTCGAGCACATGCTGCGCCAGGTGACGCCCGGGCGCTACGACGCCTACGAGGCACTCCTCCGCGCCCTCGCGACCCCCCACTCCGGCCAGATCTGGATGCTCCTGTGGCACGGCCAGTCCGGCTCCCCGGACGCCCAGTACGGAAACATGCAGGTCGACAAGTACGGCTACGCCCCCTGCGTGACCTCCGCCCAGGAACTGTCGGCGAGCGGCTGGAACCGCTCCTACGAGGTGGTCGACGGCCTGGACGTGGCCCGCACCCTCTACCCCGACCACTTCGGCCTCTGGCTCAACCCGCACGCCCCCGGCGGCGGCGTCGGCATCCCCTGGCTCGACCTGCGCCGGATCGCCACCGGCCTGGAGCGCCAGCCCGCCGGCCCCCTCCGGCTGTCCGAGCCGGGCATCGAGGTCCCGCAGTTCTACGCCCTGCTCACGCAGAACGCCCACCGCACCCCCGCGGTCCGCTCGCTGCGCCGCGCCTGGGTGCAGCCCGCGCTCGGAGCGCCGTATCTCGCGATCGGTCTGGACGTCTACGACACCAGCCCGCCGGCCGTGGACTCGGTGCGCGGCATGATGCAGCAGTCGATCGGCGCGGTCCCCGACGGGCTGCCGGTGTCGACCGTGGCGATGTCCGACGAGTACGACCCGGTGGCCCTCTGGCTGCGTGCGAACGCCCGCCCGTTCTACGACCGCGAGGCCCACGCGGCGCCCGCCCAGGCGGGCGGGTACGGCTACCCACCTGTCCGTGGTGGATACTGA